Below is a window of Arabidopsis thaliana chromosome 2, partial sequence DNA.
TTGTCTTGCCACCGAAGAAATCTTTTCCAGTGACTTCTTTCTCAAGAAACATAAGCAGTTCCCGAGTCTCTTCAATAGCAACCTCTCTTCCTTTCTCTGCTTTTACAAGGGACCTAAACCCTAGTGTTAGGATCTGCAAGTAAAGaacaatatataaacaagcgaataatataatattgttCTGCATAGAATCAACTAATTAATCTGCAAATCAATATTAGTATACCTGGTCATCGATGAACTTGGCCCAAAATCGAGCCATGGCCTTCTCGTAAGGATCTTGAGGAAGAATTGGACTGTTCTTCCACGTCTGATCGATGTATTCGAGAATCAGATGTGACTCGAGTAATATTTTGTCATTGTGGACAAGAACCGGAACTTTCTTGTGAAGCGGGTTTAGCTCCAGAAGCAAAGGGGTCTTGTTGGGCAAATCTTCTTCCAAGTATTCGTATGGCACGCCTTTGAGTTTGAGAGCCATCTCGACTCGACGACTAAAAGGGCTTGCCCAAAACCCTAGAAGCTTCacactctcttctttctccgcCATTCGATATCTCTCACTTTTTGGTATCTAactcctctgtttcttgcactacttttcttttttatgtttcgTTTACTTGCTTGATTACTTGAGTTTACTATATTCTATACACAAATGAAGTTATGGGTGgtgaaataaacaaataaataaaaggaccattttgctttctctttgtctttgtatccAAGGATATCTTGAAGATCACACCAGAAAAGGa
It encodes the following:
- the GSTU1 gene encoding glutathione S-transferase TAU 1 (glutathione S-transferase TAU 1 (GSTU1); CONTAINS InterPro DOMAIN/s: Thioredoxin fold (InterPro:IPR012335), Glutathione S-transferase, C-terminal (InterPro:IPR004046), Glutathione S-transferase, C-terminal-like (InterPro:IPR010987), Glutathione S-transferase/chloride channel, C-terminal (InterPro:IPR017933), Glutathione S-transferase, N-terminal (InterPro:IPR004045), Thioredoxin-like fold (InterPro:IPR012336); BEST Arabidopsis thaliana protein match is: glutathione S-transferase tau 2 (TAIR:AT2G29480.1); Has 9031 Blast hits to 9013 proteins in 1259 species: Archae - 0; Bacteria - 4823; Metazoa - 1003; Fungi - 192; Plants - 2095; Viruses - 0; Other Eukaryotes - 918 (source: NCBI BLink).), giving the protein MAEKEESVKLLGFWASPFSRRVEMALKLKGVPYEYLEEDLPNKTPLLLELNPLHKKVPVLVHNDKILLESHLILEYIDQTWKNSPILPQDPYEKAMARFWAKFIDDQILTLGFRSLVKAEKGREVAIEETRELLMFLEKEVTGKDFFGGKTIGFLDMIAGSMIPFCLARLWKGIGIDMIPEEKFPELNRWIKNLEEVEAVRGCIPPREKQIERMTKIAETIKSA